CTTTATATCTGACAATCCCTGgcatgtaaatatgtttatatgcATGCAGTTATGTAGGTACACAAcactgaaaatgtaaatacttcCTGCTTTTCATTGATAGCATACAGTTTAACGTTCATGTGGTTTAACTTTATGAATGATGCATCCggcaaaaaaaagataattccataaaattgtaaaaaagttACCAGTATTAATTTCCTAAATTAGTTCTGTTATTTGGTAAACAATTATTCGGCAATCGTGTATATACATAGCAGATGTTTGAACTTTATATTTAAAGGAATGACAATCACAACAACTCgtgatcaaatgaaaataaaaatatataaaacaaaaatcagaacATCGTCATGTTAGTTATTGATATATCAACTGGTGACTAAAATGTGTATTAAACGTAACTAGATATAGAGTATTGTCCTGTGCAATCACTTCATAAGGTTTGCGCATTTTTCTGATATGATAGATCATTAAGACAATGGCGAAGTTATTTGATGACTAAGAGGATTTTGTTTGCGGAAGTTTAGATTCATCTTCATATCTTTAACAATAAATCATTGTACGCCTGATGTAAACATatttactctgttgacaaatttATTTACACGATCGCAGATTTATTAAGCCTGTTAAAATCGGGGTTTTTTGTTAATaactaaacaaatatttttaattttctaacctAACCGGGTTTTTGAATGAATGGACCAGAATTCTTGCCTCCTTTTTTATTAGTTTGTCTTAAGTATTAACTAATCTATTAACCATCTATTTAGCTTCTCGTATAGCTGCCTGTAAAAAGCCTAAATTGCTGGTCTGATTTCGGTTTATTATGAAACATGTCAACgacaaaaatccaaaatttgACAGGCTTACACAAGACTTTTAGGAAAACTAAACACTAATTAAAAAGCTTTTtaactgaaatatatatttatacgtTGTAAATCTAATCCGAATGACCTGACGATTTTTCATTAATGATcaatttgcttttttttcaaGCTTCATGTACACTTGATTCCTGTTCTTTATAACGTTtagtttgattaaatttttaattgtgaGAATTTCCTTTATCCATTTCAAAGATATTCTCGTCTGTCTACTGCTTCATTGCTGGCTCATTCTGATTAACAGTTATTTCTTTCTAATTTGTCATTTGATTTAACGACAGGTGCAGGTTTCATAATATGTTTGAAAACATGCAtgcattttgaaacaaaaatacatttaattttttaatcttttggaTATTTGAGTTGTATTTGGCTTTTTTCAGTCTGGCATCTCCTTTCCCCTTCCAATGACTTTTGGCTTTTATTCAACCCGAAACCATTATAAGCATACACGAACAGAGTTTTCTTGAATCGAAAGCCCTGTCCATTCTTACACCACATTTTTGgcttttatcaaataaatatgttcATATATAATGTCAGCAACGTTGCCAAATAGGGTCGTTATACATAGAATATCTTAAAATCTATATGATATGTCCCAACTAGATGAAACAATTTATTCGATATGTTAAAACGCTTTCTTAAAGATTCTGAAGAAGGCTAcataatttaattcttttccAAGAAAAATGCCTTTCTGTGAATAAAGTCTTTGTTAATTTAGCAAAGATTAAGATTACACATTAAAGTAAAGCCAATCTCCAGTAGTTAAAAGGGTAGCAGCAAGATGGAGGAAGAGTAATATATATGCGATATGTCTTGGTGTAAATGCACTGTATCTACGACATCTTGAAACTCATATACCAAGGAATCTCCAATTATATTTAGCCATAGAATATCAAGAATCTCGATTAAAATCATCTACGCTAGTTCTATGACCTTGTCAGCAAGTACAATGTTTATAAGTAGGAcacatgctgactgacgtttttcatacttgttGGACCATTATTTATACACCGGACTGACTGCGGTTTCTTCCGTTTTTCCTGATCTTGAGAATGAGCACACGGCGAGTGCGACCGGTTTGCaggggatgcttactcctcGTAAAGCACTTGATCCCACctttatctttttagaggtccgtgttgctctgctatAAATTCGTATTTCGCTTAATGGATGTTTGAGATTGTTGACAGTTTTTTACTGTCattacatgcgcggatctaaagTAGTCTTTATTATTATGTTTTGTAAcaaatcatttgatatttgaaaCCATTCCATAAGTGTGCTTTATTTTTCTGTATTAACATGAAAATTTACATGCAGAGAAATAAACTTTCACTGCCCCAATACAAACAGTAAAATATGTGAACAAAAGAATTGAAAGTGAATAGAAGATAGATTTGCATGAGGAGTGCGATATTAGGGTATAACCTGCAACACAGTAGCCAAACAAAACCAACTGAAATGCATGACGGTTGATCTACAAGACTAAGATTTTTGTGAACGAGCATTTTGTTGACTGCCAAACATCCTTTAATTCATTTTGCAGGCATCATGATGATGCTTCAAAGGATAGACTTTTTATGTACCTCTATAAATATAAGCTgtaatattatgttttatgattaaCAAATTCAATACATACTATTTAAAAACGTTTCGACATCAATTTCACCAGTTAATTGTATTGTATGCATCTTGTTTCATCATGTACAAAACAATTACACGTAAGGAAGTCAAAATATGGGTTGCTTCTGAGTTACTGTGTTCTAAAAGCGTTCTAAGTTCTGGTCTTTTTGAGgttctataatgaaatattgatTGTTCTTTGTATTATCCGTAATCATTGACCCCCGAATATCGATGCAAGTTTCCCCGTCCATTGTTTTATAGTCTAGTTCACAACTCCCTTTGTTTACTGCTAACAGTACTCCATACCCGCCCTCCATGACAGACAAAGATGGCGCCGGTCCTGCATGATCGTAGTAATCACTCCTATCCTCTTTGTCTGATTCATGTAAATGGTTGTATACGTCCTCTTTATTTGACACATCTTCCTCTTGTCTAATTGGAAGAGTTTTAGCAGGTTCCCTCTAAATAAAATGagcattttatgttttataaagtgataTGCTTGACACAAGGTCTGATAAGTATATAACAAAGACAACTCGCAgctaaaattcaatttaaaagaaGGGGGTTATTTACTccatttataaagaaaaacatttcaagtATTAGTGTAAATGTGTATGTTatctaaattttgaaacaaaaggtgattttgataaattttaaagagaAGCTTGGTTTATGAAATCGCTTTAAATTTCCTTAGTGACACATGTGCAAAGTACAGTTTATTTCAACCTTATGTAGGTTATATCTTAGAATATTTGAATTGAATACACATTTAGCCATGATTAACATTTAAGCAGAAAACGATAActtcaaatgtaaacaaaacagtaaatACGaagtgaaaatttgaataatgcTGAAAGTGCCTTACCAGTTCGTCTTGTATTTCGCTGTATGCCGAATTTAAGTTTATAACTGCGGACTcattacatttcaaatgtttatttccTTTAGAGTATTGAATGATAGTGTTCTTCACATTCTTTGACATTTGGTTGTCTCTGTATAAAACCAAAAGCGCAAAAATAAGATGTCATATATTGCTTTAAGATATAGGTGGGCTGCAAAATCCTTGAAATCTTTACCTTGATAAACGTAGTGTGTCAATTGTAAGAGTTTTACGATAGATCAATGCATATTCTTGAAATAAATGGggtcattgaaaatattttggattcctctatatttttgtaaaatgttggCTGGTAAATATATAAGTTCAAACAAGATTGAATAATGTGAAAGTCACCATTTTCATCAGAATTGCTACGAAGAggtatgaaaaatatatatttttatgatatattatttacaattattGAGAACATGTAGTCGTAAAGTTCTGAATTTCAGTTACTTTTTAGAAGTTCATAATGTTATTTACACTAcgcaggtacatgtaataatacacATTGGCCTCCAATGAGTCTATATTGGTATAATATGTGTAGTTACTTTCTGGAGTTATGACGAGTCTTACAACGACGACGGATACAAACAAAAGCGATCACAGTAAAGGAGGATCCCAGAACCGCTCCTCCCAAAGCTGCACCAATGAATGATCCTGGAGAGACAGCTacaacaaaattaatgaatggAGATCTACAGCAAAACAATTTAAACGTTATTAAATAATGGTATTTAGACACATATTAAGTTCCTTTGAATGCATccttacaaacattttttttattaaactgaaCACGACTAGCTGCTCAAAAGCATTTTCCGCCACATTTTTCTATTATCGCCGCTTTCCCTAAACACCTGAATAAACTGTAAAACAGTTCTAATCAGTTCGCTGCACAGGTATCATCTGTGTTGACGTTAATCTTACATTGCTTGGTTGCGATGAAACTATCAAAGGACTATATTTGGTATCGCCAAATATCTGCTCCGCCcccaatttttatcaattttttaaatagtatcgtataaataTCGAATCGTCATAAATCATTAAACAGAGGATGCTTATCacttttgattaatatttattttagtcACCATTTCCCATTAgctatttatctatgacgttATTTTAAAAAGGCTATGTTTAAACATACAGTATTTAAAACGTTTGATAAAAACTGTATTAAATTACTTTTGTTTATTTCGTAATAATGATGCTGGCTTCGTATTATCAGAGTTGTCTGGTATTGGTAAATTGGTATTGTTAACTAAAGGCGaaattaattatgatttataaaaataatggtAAAAGTTATCGATTTTTGGAGAGAAAAACTAATTCTGAAAATTATTACCTTGATCCTCTAAAGATAATATGATGTTCTTCGCCTTTATTCCTGGACATTCAGGACACGTTATGGTTTGTGTTGTTAATGTTGTACATTTAGTGCAATCTGAAATCCAAAGGCAAGAAGAAACGATTGATATAGCACAGtatcaatcgcaacttcttgGGACCTTTCCAGCAGCGCGcagtgtttttccgagctctgCCGAAAGGCCCCAGAAGTTTTAATTTGATCGAGCACAGTATATTTCgacttgtttgaaattttaagattgAAAAACGTATCAGGAGGtatgtttggtaaaaaaaaagaaatattgaatagaACGACCCTCTTCTacatattgaaattaatgtcCTTTTTAGGGGTCAAATTCATGAAATCTTAAACTCGCATTTTTCTTTAGAGTACCATATATCATCAAGAAAACAAAATGCAATGAATATTATCTTTATAAAGCCCTGTtccaaatttttgaaattcacGGCACTTGAATCATTGGTTCCGATTCTAGACGGAATCAATATCACAGGTGCTTGGGGACAGGatcgagcccccccccccccccccccacccctccccCCAGTATATAGACCCCCGgaactttattcatttttttttaattatccggataaacatgtttttaaatctttttccattttcctttatttacgtaataaaaaaaaactggacAAAGTTCTAAATAAATTGTCTACCTGCTAACGTATTAGCTGGACAACGGCATACTGATGTTGATGGGTTCGCCGCTGTTACAGCTGGGCAGGGCTTTGGTGATGGACACGGTGTAATCACTGGATACCACGTAACAGTGGGACATTTAGTGACTGGACACACTGTAGGGGATGGACATGGAATGGGACTGGGACATGTACAAGTAGTGGTTGGATACGTTGCTCGGGTTGGACTCCTTGTTAGGGAAGAAGACTGTAGAGGAAATCCATGGTCACCTATGCGTAAacgtattaaaatatttagcaaAACATACCAAAAATCaagtattatgattttttaatgttctcagttttttgttaatccatttgtttttatacatgttatataatatatgaactttatatttatgataaaatttaatgCTGTGTagttatatacaaaaaatcgATACATTACATGAATGTAAAAAATCACTTACTAGAGTGATTTCTTAGGCCTGTTGTATATTTGAATACAATTGCAAGTAATAATAGAACTGATTCTGAAAAGTAAAGTTCATATTATAAAGTTATGTGAAAGTATTATTTTAGGTATGGTTAAATATAGACACAATCGATAAGTTCATTTATTACAGAGTTTGATCAGGAGTAAACCTTATGGAAATCAATTGATAATCGTATATTTGTAATGTTATACCGGTATTAGTATAATATGGTATGACGAACACGTGATACATGGGAAATGTTAACCATTAAATGGATCATGCATACTGTCATGTACCTTGCAGGAAGGCAAAAAGGGAAATCCTTATTTCTAATTTTGCTGAGAGCGTATTTAATTACACACAGCTATAATAACAAAgccataataaataaatacacgGAAGTGATTCCATCAGATAATTACCTGAATAAAATAACACTTCTAACCTTAAATGtagcatacatgtaattataggtttttttctttgaaatatccGTTTTTCATCTTCCGGGATGAATAGGAGTATTATGAACAATCTTGTCATAAGGAGATTCAAACGGAAATATTTATGCATCATATCACCTTCTCTTTTCTGTACTAATATTGCTGTTAAAACATGATGGGTGATGAATTACTACTGTCAACGATGATCATATCGGAATactcaactacatgtacaaggatTTCCGCATCCTTAAagcaattttaaatataaagtttGCGAGGTTAAAAAATGTCTGCAAAActaatgaaaattgattttgcaAACACTGAAATGCAGATATTGGATAATTCACATTTGTTTACCTATATTTATACCAACCGCAAGCAAACTGAATGGTGGCATAAAGGAAGCAACTTATATGTCCATACATCAATTTTTTCTCTGTCTATCTGACTGTTTGTGCAATCGTGCACGGTCCGtatctttttcattaaaaaaaaattagaagttCGTACGTTACACAAAGATTGCATATAACCTTAGGGCGTGTCATGAATTTTACAGGGTTATTTAGGCAAGTTCAACTTCACTTGGAAGAAAAGGGCATTATTTGTGTctagtttatatttttcttttgaaaagatATTCGAGGTTCTTATTTCACATAAGGATTTGTTAAGACCTCAAGATATCTCATTATCTTGTCCCAAGGTCATTTTTAGGAGGTACAAAGTCACTTGATGGAAAAGTGCATTATTACTTACCGatctatatattttgtatgGAAAAGCAGTGGAAATTCTTACTTTATACAACGATTGCATTTTACCTGTGGGTATCACATGACTCTGACCCAATATCATTTGGGCAAGTTCAATGTTACTGGAAGGAAATGTGAATAATTTTTGTCCGGTTTTTTATCTTTCTTATTTAGAAACATTGGAAATTcttaattcacacaaagattgcttatgacctgagccTGTGTCGTAGTTTGACCCATGGACGATTTGGCAAGTTCAGGGTCACTGGAAGGAAATTGCATACTGTGTGCTGTCAGTACCTTtcttataaagaaaaatttgaagTCCCTTCTTTACACAAAAATGCTTGCAATCTCAGCATGTAACATGctcttgacccaaggtcatttttgCAAGTTTAAGGTCTctggaaaaaaaagtttataaagtCTTTTTGCTTTATACCTTCCTtttggagaaacattggaagttacTTCTTCGCATGAAAATTTCTTTTGATCTTTCTCATAATCTTGATCCAAAGTCACTTGGGCAAGTTCAATGTCATTGTTCAAAAATACATTATTCCTGTCTAGGCAAAATTTTGTAATGGAAAATAATTATAAGGGAAAACTTGACACAAACATTTCCTATGATCAGTAAATATCATGACCTTTAGCTTTGGTCTTTGGTTCAAAGTCAATAGAAGAGAAATGGTGACCCATTTCTTTCCAACGGAAAGTGCCTGAGGTATTATATTTTCTGAGCGGAAGGTATCATTTGCGATCTTACTcgcagtacctctagttttttttttacttttaatagagtacatgtagatgtttaGCAATATGTAGGAAGTTTTAATTCGGCAATCAAGTTATTGTTTTCAGTCTTTTGTCAGAAAATCATTTACTTATCTATCTTTTGCTGTTAATTACTGTATCTACATTTGACAAAGTCAATTCGTTCAGAATTTTCAGTCAAAGCATCAGCTTGTGCTTtaatcattgtgacgtcaacaATATGACCTCTTGACCAGTG
This genomic window from Crassostrea angulata isolate pt1a10 chromosome 8, ASM2561291v2, whole genome shotgun sequence contains:
- the LOC128160733 gene encoding uncharacterized protein LOC128160733, which codes for MMFCLKESVLLLLAIVFKYTTGLRNHSSDHGFPLQSSSLTRSPTRATYPTTTCTCPSPIPCPSPTVCPVTKCPTVTWYPVITPCPSPKPCPAVTAANPSTSVCRCPANTLADCTKCTTLTTQTITCPECPGIKAKNIILSLEDQAVSPGSFIGAALGGAVLGSSFTVIAFVCIRRRCKTRHNSRKDNQMSKNVKNTIIQYSKGNKHLKCNESAVINLNSAYSEIQDELREPAKTLPIRQEEDVSNKEDVYNHLHESDKEDRSDYYDHAGPAPSLSVMEGGYGVLLAVNKGSCELDYKTMDGETCIDIRGSMITDNTKNNQYFIIEPQKDQNLERF